The proteins below are encoded in one region of Ostrea edulis chromosome 3, xbOstEdul1.1, whole genome shotgun sequence:
- the LOC125676375 gene encoding coadhesin-like, with amino-acid sequence MYMIDEFRIHLLVSLILSHGMTEDMCTDDREVGKKLPVSPFTVLFDIGFNSCFKECEAYAICLSINFNRIHFMCEMNREKRNESLNLVDDDSFIYKEIPGILEYQDKKCGDGPCNEYSKCVHTEVNGYICITIGCNDVIPDLQNGKIAKKTFYPPSVTFECNPGYSGSDASDTITCSPWGKWSTLLYECGVQVNGGWGAWQAWTPCYQVSCWFGTKLRTRPCNNPLPMYGGQYCSGNPTEIINCLRGQCPVFSTPNKVHNNQCVELQCNLRVIFN; translated from the exons ATGTATATGATAGACGAATTTCGAATTCATTTGCTAGTTTCCTTAATATTGTCACATGGCATGACAGAGGATATGTGCACTGACGACCGCGAAGTGGGAAAGAAATTACCAGTATCACCATTCACAGTGTTATTTGATATCGGTTTCAATTCGTGTTTCAAAGAATGTGAAGCGTATGCCATTTGCCTGTCCATTAATTTTAACCGTATCCATTTTATGTGCGAAATGAACAGAGAAAAGAGAAACGAAAGCTTAAATTTAGTAGATGATGATAGTTTTATCTATAAGGAAATACCTGGAATC CTTGAATACCAAGACAAGAAATGCGGGGATGGCCCATGTAATGAGTACTCGAAATGTGTACATACAGAGGTCAACGGATATATCTGCATCACCATTG GTTGTAATGACGTTATCCCAGACTTACAGAATGGAAAGATCGCCAAGAAGACGTTTTACCCTCCATCGGTGACGTTCGAATGTAATCCCGGTTACTCAGGTTCAGACGCCAGCGATACAATAACTTGTTCGCCCTGGGGGAAGTGGTCGACATTGTTATATGAATGTGGCGTACAGG TTAATGGAGGATGGGGTGCCTGGCAGGCGTGGACACCTTGTTATCAGGTTTCATGCTGGTTCGGAACAAAACTGCGAACACGGCCCTGCAACAACCCTCTACCAATGTACGGGGGTCAATATTGTAGTGGAAATCCCACGGAGATCATCAATTGCTTAAGGGGCCAGTGTCCCG TTTTCTCAACACCAAATAAAGTGCACAACAACCAATGCGTTGAACTGCAATGTAATCTCCGTGTGATATTCAATTAG
- the LOC125676913 gene encoding deleted in malignant brain tumors 1 protein-like isoform X1 encodes MYRKTFIRFVSLVFFTFQHDLAKDLCIPPSGDRYISKRLPVVPFTVLFNVGIYSCFKQCEAYAICLSINFNRIQFMCELNSQKRNETLYLVDDGNFIYKEIPDIFDYRDKRCGNLHCNHFSKCVRTKFKKYVCLAIGCDDSVPVLGNGAIVKQTFSPPLVTFECDRDYTGVGTNNTISCVPGGKWPILSYRCEYSGQTGLLRLENGNSTHEGRVEIYINGQWGTVCDDLWTDTEASVVCKMLGYTGLSTSRSEAYFGKGTGPIWLDNVKCSGSEHLLLECNHNTIGSHNCGHLEDAGVTCK; translated from the exons ATGTATAGAAAGACATTTATTAGATTTGTTTCGTTAGTTTTCTTTACATTCCAACATGATCTTGCTAAGGATCTGTGCATTCCACCCAGTGGTGACCGTTACATAAGTAAGCGACTGCCAGTAGTACCATTTACAGTGTTATTCAATGTTGGTATATATTCGTGTTTCAAACAATGTGAAGCGTATGCAATTTGTCTGTCCATCAATTTCAACCGTATACAGTTTATGTGCGAATTGAACAGTCAAAAGAGAAACGAAACCTTATATTTAGTAGATGATGGGAATTTTATCTACAAGGAAATACCAGACATT TTTGACTATCGAGATAAAAGATGTGGGAATCTTCATTGCAACCACTTCTCCAAATGTGTGCGCacaaaatttaagaaatatgtCTGCCTAGCTATAG GTTGTGATGACTCCGTTCCAGTTTTGGGAAACGGAGCGATTGTAAAACAGACGTTTTCTCCTCCGCTAGTGACTTTCGAATGTGACCGTGATTACACTGGTGTCGGCACCAATAATACAATTTCTTGTGTGCCTGGGGGGAAATGGCCAATATTGTCATATCGATGTGAATATTCAG GTCAAACAGGTCTACTACGCTTAGAAAATGGAAATTCAACACATGAAGGCAGAGTTGAAATCTACATCAACGGTCAATGGGGAACTGTTTGCGACGACCTCTGGACAGATACTGAAGCATCAGTCGTGTGTAAAATGCTAGGATATACAGG GCTGTCAACATCCAGATCGGAGGCTTACTTTGGAAAAGGTACCGGTCCTATTTGGTTAGATAATGTGAAGTGTTCAGGATCGGAGCATCTTCTTCTTGAGTGTAACCATAATACAATAGGAAGCCACAACTGTGGCCATCTTGAGGACGCGGGTGTTACATGCAAATAA
- the LOC125676913 gene encoding scavenger receptor cysteine-rich domain superfamily protein-like isoform X2 — translation MYRKTFIRFVSLVFFTFQHDLAKDLCIPPSGDRYISKRLPVVPFTVLFNVGIYSCFKQCEAYAICLSINFNRIQFMCELNSQKRNETLYLVDDGNFIYKEIPDIFDYRDKRCGNLHCNHFSKCVRTKFKKYVCLAIGQTGLLRLENGNSTHEGRVEIYINGQWGTVCDDLWTDTEASVVCKMLGYTGLSTSRSEAYFGKGTGPIWLDNVKCSGSEHLLLECNHNTIGSHNCGHLEDAGVTCK, via the exons ATGTATAGAAAGACATTTATTAGATTTGTTTCGTTAGTTTTCTTTACATTCCAACATGATCTTGCTAAGGATCTGTGCATTCCACCCAGTGGTGACCGTTACATAAGTAAGCGACTGCCAGTAGTACCATTTACAGTGTTATTCAATGTTGGTATATATTCGTGTTTCAAACAATGTGAAGCGTATGCAATTTGTCTGTCCATCAATTTCAACCGTATACAGTTTATGTGCGAATTGAACAGTCAAAAGAGAAACGAAACCTTATATTTAGTAGATGATGGGAATTTTATCTACAAGGAAATACCAGACATT TTTGACTATCGAGATAAAAGATGTGGGAATCTTCATTGCAACCACTTCTCCAAATGTGTGCGCacaaaatttaagaaatatgtCTGCCTAGCTATAG GTCAAACAGGTCTACTACGCTTAGAAAATGGAAATTCAACACATGAAGGCAGAGTTGAAATCTACATCAACGGTCAATGGGGAACTGTTTGCGACGACCTCTGGACAGATACTGAAGCATCAGTCGTGTGTAAAATGCTAGGATATACAGG GCTGTCAACATCCAGATCGGAGGCTTACTTTGGAAAAGGTACCGGTCCTATTTGGTTAGATAATGTGAAGTGTTCAGGATCGGAGCATCTTCTTCTTGAGTGTAACCATAATACAATAGGAAGCCACAACTGTGGCCATCTTGAGGACGCGGGTGTTACATGCAAATAA